A part of Periplaneta americana isolate PAMFEO1 chromosome 17, P.americana_PAMFEO1_priV1, whole genome shotgun sequence genomic DNA contains:
- the LOC138692779 gene encoding zinc finger protein 226-like isoform X2: MPSIWTKYSNSRNRKYLQRRMRCRLRVVMEVIKKEPEVDPLAVHWSDNTDTDEKKPLSEDGLLLDPYVPGIKMKCEDNNCDLTSDIKVEETAVPTNFVTINCKDEEDSCDVDILEDDMIPEPLKCINCGNCFSELQDINNHLHMHTGQRPLKNGFCEKCFSSSSHEYQHARKHTGEKPFKCDICGKCFPTPSELYRHDRTHTGEKIFNCDICDKSFSTHSELNRHVPSHTGGKIFKCDICDKSFSTLSKLNRHVPTHTTEKTLKGDICENSFSIPSELNQNVSTHTGERTFKCDICGKSFSQNSNLRMHARSHTGEKPFKCEKCEMCFSRSDSLKKHLRVHTGEKPFRCDICEMCFSWSHHLKDHKRVHSGEKPYKCSLCQKCFLSTSRLKRHAVVHTGDKPFKCELCGRCFSRSGDLRTHSRVHTGEKPFTCEICGMCFSWSHHFKEHLRLHLVGKPFKCNVCQKCFPSSSRLNKHSVVHTGEKPFKCDVCGRCFTQSGHLRKHSRKHTGEKVK; this comes from the exons ATGCCTTCGATCTGGACAAAGTACAGCAACAGCAGAAACAGGAAGTATCTTCAGAGGAGGATGAGGTGTCGACTGAGAG TCGTGATGGAAGTGATCAAAAAGGAACCCGAGGTTGACCCGTTGGCTGTACATTGGAGTGATAACACTGATACAGATGAGAAGAAGCCCTTATCAGAG GATGGACTTTTATTGGATCCCTACGTTCctggaataaaaatgaaatgcgAGGACAACAACTGTGATCTCACATCAGATATTAAAGTTGAGGAAACTGCAGTGCCAActaattttgttacaataaacTGTAAAGACGAG GAAGATTCCTGTGACGTGGACATATTAGAAGATGATATGATACCGGAACCATTGAAGTGCATTAACTGTGGAAATTGTTTCTCGGAGTTACAGGATATCAATAACCATTTACATATGCATACTGGCCAAAGACCATTGAAAAAcggtttctgtgaaaaatgtttttCCAGTTCATCACATGAATATCAACATGCTCGCAAAcatacaggcgagaagccattTAAATGCGAcatctgtggaaagtgttttccGACTCCTTCTGAACTATATCGACATGATCGCACACATACAGGCGAGAAAATATTTAATTGCGATATCTGTGACAAAAGTTTCTCGACTCACTCGGAACTAAATCGACATGTTCCCTCACATACAGGTGGGAAAATATTCAAATGCGATATCTGTGACAAAAGTTTCTCGACTCTATCGAAACTAAATCGACATGTTCCCACACACACTACTGAGAAAACACTTAAGGGGGACATCTGTGAAAATAGTTTCTCAATTCCTTCAGAACTAAATCAAAATGTTTCCACGCATACAGGTGAGAGAACATTTAAATGCGATATCTGTGGAAAGAGTTTCTCGCAGAATTCTAATCTCAGAATGCATGCACGATCACATACgggcgagaaaccattcaaatgcgaaaaatgtgaaatgtgtttttCCAGGTCGGATAGTTTGAAAAAACATTTACGcgttcacacaggcgagaaaccattTAGGTGTGATATCTGTGAAATGTGTTTTTCGTGGTCGCATCATTTGAAAGATCATAAACGCGTGCACTCGGGCGAGAAGCCATACAAGTGTAGTCTTTGTCAAAAGTGTTTCTTGTCTACTTCACGTCTAAAGAGGCATGCTGTAGTGCACACAGGCGACAAGCCTTTCAAATGCGAATTGTGTGGTAGATGTTTCTCGCGATCAGGAGACTTAAGAACACATTCACGCGTTcatacaggcgagaagccattcacgTGTGAAATATGTGGTATGTGCTTTTCGTGGTCGCATCATTTCAAAGAGCATTTGCGCTTGCACTTGGTCGGGAAGCCATTCAAGTGTAATGTCTGTCAAAAGTGTTTCCCTTCTTCTTCACGTCTAAACAAACATTCTGTAGTGCACACAggcgaaaaacctttcaaatgcgatgtatgTGGTAGATGTTTCACGCAATCGGGACATTTAAGAAAACATTCCCGGAAGCACACCGGCGAGAAAGTCAAATAA